DNA sequence from the Streptomyces canus genome:
GGGCTGATGATGATCGCGATGCGCACGGCCACGGAGCTGCGCTTCATCACGGTCTTCTCGATGATCGCCACACTGCTCATTACGCAGTTCGTGGCGCATTCGCTCACCGCGCCGCTGGACGACATGAACGCGGTCGCCCGGTCCATCTCGCACGGCGACTACACCCGCCGGGTGCGCGAGAACCGGCGGGACGAGCTGGGCGACCTGGCCCAGACGATCAACCGCATGGCGGACGACCTGGAGGCCCAGGAACGCCAGCGCAAGGAACTTGTGGCAAATGTCTCCCATGAGCTGCGCACGCCCATCGCGGGCCTGCGCGCGGTGCTGGAGAACATCGTCGACGGGGTCACCCAGGCCGACCCCGAGACCATGCGCACGGCCCTGAAGCAGACCGAGCGGCTCGGCCGGCTGGTGGAGACGCTGCTGGACCTGTCCCGGCTCGACAACGGCGTCGTACCGCTGAAGAAGCGCCGTTTCGAGGTGTGGCCGTATCTGTCGGGCGTGCTGAAGGAGGCCAACATGGTCGCCACGGCGCGCGCGGGCATCGCGTCCGGGTCAGGCAGTCACACCCGCAACGACGTCCATCTGCACCTCGACGTGTCCCCGCCGGAGCTCACCGCGCACGCCGACCCGGAGCGCATCCACCAGGTCGTCGCCAACCTCATCGACAACGCGGTCAAGCACAGCCCGGCGCACGGCCGGG
Encoded proteins:
- a CDS encoding HAMP domain-containing sensor histidine kinase; its protein translation is MSEGPAGRSSPREPWGGVSPFSIKTKLGVLVVIAVLITTGLMMIAMRTATELRFITVFSMIATLLITQFVAHSLTAPLDDMNAVARSISHGDYTRRVRENRRDELGDLAQTINRMADDLEAQERQRKELVANVSHELRTPIAGLRAVLENIVDGVTQADPETMRTALKQTERLGRLVETLLDLSRLDNGVVPLKKRRFEVWPYLSGVLKEANMVATARAGIASGSGSHTRNDVHLHLDVSPPELTAHADPERIHQVVANLIDNAVKHSPAHGRVTVKARRGSLPESLELEVLDEGPGIPRSEWHRVFERFNRGQVRRPHGPGSDGGTGLGLAIARWAVDLHGGRIGVAESDRGCRILVTLPGLPSLPS